Proteins encoded in a region of the Candidatus Zixiibacteriota bacterium genome:
- a CDS encoding SDR family NAD(P)-dependent oxidoreductase, with protein sequence MSNGKPSVLVTGANGFVGTRLCHLLLKEGLAVVAGVRKSSDLKSLESMNIEYRYGDVTRPESLPEMVTGVDYIVHNAGITKARNKDDFRRINEQGTQALFDAAAEHNNSVKKIVYISSLAAAGPSVPGRPVTEEDTPHPITTYGRSKLGGEQTALGFSDRLPVLSIRPPGVYGPGDREIFGFFEAVHKGIRPLIGDTKRRIQIVHVDDLARGIFLALTKETKPGAVYFIAENMSYTMAELIGLLQQACGRKGFPLKLPAPLFRAAAVVSEVACKLFRTTPMLTREKAAELLDWWEMSLDKAHNELDYRSRIPFAQGAKDTYDWYIRMGWLK encoded by the coding sequence ATGTCGAATGGAAAACCGAGCGTACTGGTCACCGGCGCCAACGGGTTCGTGGGGACGCGACTGTGCCACTTACTGCTGAAGGAAGGCCTGGCCGTTGTGGCCGGTGTGCGGAAAAGCTCGGACTTGAAGTCGCTTGAGTCTATGAATATCGAGTACCGCTATGGTGATGTAACGCGGCCTGAGAGCCTGCCCGAGATGGTGACCGGTGTCGATTACATCGTGCATAACGCCGGCATCACCAAGGCGCGAAACAAAGATGACTTTCGAAGGATAAACGAACAAGGGACCCAGGCGCTGTTCGATGCGGCTGCCGAACATAATAACTCGGTGAAAAAAATCGTCTACATATCATCGTTGGCCGCGGCCGGTCCCTCGGTGCCGGGTCGTCCGGTAACCGAAGAAGACACGCCCCATCCCATCACGACCTATGGACGCTCCAAACTTGGGGGTGAACAGACTGCCCTTGGGTTCTCGGACCGGTTGCCGGTTCTGTCGATCCGTCCGCCTGGTGTGTACGGACCGGGCGACAGAGAGATCTTCGGTTTCTTTGAGGCCGTGCACAAAGGGATCCGTCCGCTAATCGGCGATACCAAACGACGTATACAAATAGTGCATGTCGACGATCTGGCCCGTGGGATATTTCTGGCCCTGACCAAGGAGACAAAACCCGGCGCGGTATACTTCATTGCCGAGAACATGTCCTACACCATGGCCGAACTAATCGGCTTGTTGCAACAAGCGTGTGGTCGAAAGGGTTTTCCGCTGAAGCTTCCGGCCCCACTGTTCCGAGCCGCGGCGGTAGTTTCGGAAGTAGCCTGCAAGCTGTTTCGCACCACGCCGATGTTGACCCGCGAGAAAGCGGCCGAACTGCTCGACTGGTGGGAGATGTCGCTTGACAAAGCTCACAACGAGTTGGATTACCGGTCGCGCATTCCATTCGCGCAGGGAGCAAAAGATACCTATGACTGGTACATCCGTATGGGGTGGCTCAAATGA
- a CDS encoding SpoIIE family protein phosphatase, with product MNFAADHTRAEKLLLEASRTFNSTLEYEELIERVLRLIIAAAGSEAALVFRVDHERTDMKVRFMNSADFEMKHFYLDVGAGVVGWVTNFREPVVIADASTDQRVDQEIGRLAGVETRSLVSVPLIGKGQMIGVIEAINKQEGQFDSGDMDVLIGLANQIAVAVDNAHLYRMVRREALQKDLLLEICRQLSSSLGLDEVLRMMLDSLKRAVEFDAGGVFLIDADTGDIQTLSTQGYDSASGPKIHLKVGQGLVGSVAKSGRAVIVPDVAVDERYVNSRDDTRSEMVVPIILGDRTIGAINLESDRIAAFTQPQASLVAAFASQAAVSVERARMHERMLSAHKLEEQLHIARKIQRSFLPGANPQIAGYDLCGRNIPSFEVGGDYYDFIKIVESQFGVAIGDVSGKGIPASLIMASFRASLIAEIRNNYAIRTICSKVNNLLCESVQPGNFVTAVYGVLDSKNHVFTFANCGHCLPILIRADGSVEYLSEGGPLLGVSPEAEYEERPVYINASDIIFLYTDGISEVFDPDDNEIELEQLTEVIRENADKSAAEILEAVYRAVTRFAAPQHVYDDLTMIVVKRLSE from the coding sequence ATGAACTTTGCCGCCGACCATACACGGGCCGAGAAACTGCTGCTTGAGGCCAGCCGCACTTTCAATTCGACTCTGGAATATGAGGAGTTGATTGAGCGGGTACTAAGATTGATTATCGCCGCCGCCGGTTCCGAGGCCGCTTTGGTGTTTCGAGTAGACCATGAACGAACCGACATGAAGGTTCGTTTCATGAACTCAGCCGATTTCGAGATGAAACATTTTTACCTTGACGTGGGCGCCGGGGTGGTGGGCTGGGTGACCAACTTCCGAGAGCCGGTAGTAATCGCCGATGCCTCGACCGACCAGCGAGTAGACCAGGAGATCGGACGCCTGGCCGGAGTGGAGACACGTTCACTGGTTTCCGTGCCGTTGATCGGTAAGGGCCAGATGATCGGGGTGATAGAGGCGATCAACAAACAGGAGGGGCAGTTTGATTCGGGCGACATGGATGTTTTGATCGGCCTGGCCAACCAGATCGCTGTGGCTGTCGACAACGCCCACCTGTACCGCATGGTTCGTCGCGAGGCTTTGCAGAAAGACCTGCTGTTGGAAATTTGTCGGCAACTGTCAAGTTCGCTCGGTTTGGATGAAGTGTTACGCATGATGTTGGATTCACTTAAAAGGGCAGTCGAATTCGATGCCGGCGGCGTTTTCCTGATAGATGCCGATACCGGTGATATTCAGACTCTCTCCACACAGGGATACGATTCCGCAAGTGGACCCAAGATACACTTGAAAGTCGGGCAGGGTCTGGTCGGCAGCGTGGCCAAGTCGGGCCGGGCGGTGATCGTGCCCGATGTTGCGGTCGACGAACGCTATGTCAATTCGCGCGATGACACCCGGAGTGAGATGGTGGTGCCGATCATTTTGGGGGACCGCACCATAGGCGCGATCAATCTCGAATCTGATCGCATAGCCGCATTCACCCAACCGCAGGCGTCTTTGGTAGCGGCCTTTGCCTCTCAGGCTGCCGTATCGGTCGAACGGGCCAGGATGCACGAGCGGATGTTGTCGGCCCACAAACTTGAAGAGCAGTTGCACATTGCACGAAAAATCCAGCGGAGTTTTCTGCCGGGCGCCAACCCACAGATCGCCGGTTATGATCTGTGCGGGCGAAATATTCCCTCCTTTGAGGTCGGCGGAGATTACTATGATTTCATCAAGATTGTCGAATCTCAGTTTGGTGTGGCTATCGGCGACGTCTCCGGCAAGGGAATCCCGGCCTCGTTGATAATGGCTTCTTTCCGTGCTTCACTCATCGCCGAAATCCGCAACAACTACGCTATCCGTACTATCTGCAGCAAAGTCAACAACCTCCTGTGCGAATCGGTACAGCCGGGTAACTTCGTGACGGCTGTCTATGGTGTCCTCGATTCAAAGAACCATGTCTTTACTTTTGCCAACTGTGGTCACTGCCTGCCGATTTTGATTCGGGCCGACGGGAGTGTCGAATATCTGAGCGAGGGGGGACCTTTGTTGGGTGTGTCCCCGGAGGCTGAGTACGAAGAGCGTCCGGTGTACATAAATGCCTCAGACATAATCTTTCTGTACACTGACGGTATCAGCGAAGTGTTCGATCCGGACGACAATGAAATCGAGTTGGAGCAACTGACCGAGGTCATCCGGGAAAACGCTGATAAGTCGGCAGCCGAAATACTCGAGGCCGTCTACCGTGCTGTCACCAGATTCGCCGCACCACAGCATGTTTATGATGATCTGACCATGATTGTCGTCAAACGACTGTCCGAATAA
- a CDS encoding NAD(P) transhydrogenase subunit alpha, which translates to MDGFVMILTVFVLAIVVGFEIITKVPPTLHTPLMSGSNAISGITIIGALVLAGQMDSSPLAQILAFVAVIFAAINVVGGFLVTDRMLKMFKKKD; encoded by the coding sequence ATGGATGGATTCGTGATGATTCTGACTGTCTTCGTGCTGGCTATTGTAGTTGGCTTTGAGATAATAACGAAAGTTCCACCAACCCTGCACACGCCGCTGATGTCCGGGTCCAACGCTATTTCCGGGATTACTATTATCGGTGCGCTGGTGCTGGCCGGTCAGATGGATTCGAGTCCTTTGGCTCAGATTCTGGCCTTTGTTGCCGTGATATTTGCAGCCATCAACGTTGTCGGTGGCTTCCTGGTCACCGACCGCATGCTCAAGATGTTTAAGAAAAAGGACTGA
- a CDS encoding NAD(P)(+) transhydrogenase (Re/Si-specific) subunit beta: MLNPSIVNSAYLLAAMLFIWGLKGLAHPRTAVRGNRIAALAMIVAIAATLLSGRFEWHYILLGVAIGSVLGAAAAMKVKMTAMPEMVGLFNGFGGAASILVAGSALVAVMQHVGASPNMQMKVATVATGVIGSVTFFGSYVAFGKLAEFLAVKWKLHTWQKVIKYGFSLIVAGGAIWFGVVSWTEVGMPISGGIMLSGVLIGLLLLNKKDRFPGMNALKIIMAIVSVALGIMVVLDPANIMLFWLMVGAAGVLGVLLTLSIGGADMPVVIALLNSYSGIAAAATGFVINNNVLIIAGSLVGASGIILTQIMCKAMNRSLANVLFGVMGPTSDTPSDDEVYAGKVKATSAEEIAMLFDGARRVAIIPGYGMAVAQAQHAVRDLANLLEQRGMEVDFAIHPVAGRMPGHMNVLLAEANVEYDKLREMDEINPTMPQVDVAIVIGANDVVNPVARTDPTSPIAGMPIIDVDKARTVVVIKRSLSPGFAGIPNPLFALDNTLMFFNDGKKAILDIVTAVKES; the protein is encoded by the coding sequence GTGCTGAATCCAAGTATCGTCAATTCCGCCTACCTTCTTGCTGCCATGTTGTTCATTTGGGGTCTCAAAGGTCTGGCCCATCCCAGGACAGCCGTGCGAGGCAACCGCATCGCTGCCCTGGCCATGATTGTAGCGATCGCGGCGACTTTGCTCAGCGGCAGATTTGAGTGGCATTACATCTTATTGGGCGTTGCCATCGGTTCTGTTCTTGGTGCGGCTGCGGCCATGAAAGTAAAAATGACCGCTATGCCTGAGATGGTCGGGTTGTTCAACGGCTTCGGCGGGGCAGCCTCTATTCTCGTCGCCGGATCGGCCCTGGTAGCAGTGATGCAGCATGTAGGCGCCTCTCCCAACATGCAAATGAAAGTCGCCACCGTGGCTACTGGAGTAATCGGTTCGGTCACTTTCTTTGGCAGCTACGTCGCCTTTGGCAAGCTGGCTGAGTTCCTGGCCGTCAAATGGAAACTGCACACCTGGCAGAAAGTTATCAAGTACGGTTTTTCACTGATCGTAGCAGGCGGCGCGATTTGGTTTGGGGTGGTGTCATGGACCGAAGTGGGAATGCCGATCTCCGGCGGGATCATGCTATCCGGCGTCCTGATCGGGCTGCTGCTACTCAACAAAAAAGACCGCTTCCCTGGAATGAATGCGCTGAAGATAATCATGGCCATAGTGTCAGTGGCGCTCGGCATCATGGTGGTGCTTGATCCGGCCAATATAATGTTGTTCTGGTTGATGGTGGGCGCAGCCGGTGTTCTGGGTGTTTTACTGACACTGTCGATCGGCGGCGCCGACATGCCGGTAGTGATTGCGCTGTTGAATTCATACTCAGGTATCGCCGCCGCGGCCACCGGATTTGTGATTAACAATAACGTGCTTATCATTGCCGGATCACTGGTGGGTGCTTCCGGGATTATTCTCACGCAGATCATGTGCAAGGCGATGAATCGTTCTCTCGCTAACGTCCTGTTCGGTGTCATGGGACCCACCAGTGACACACCCTCCGACGATGAAGTATACGCAGGCAAGGTCAAAGCCACATCGGCTGAGGAGATCGCCATGCTTTTCGACGGCGCCCGTCGGGTGGCCATCATTCCCGGTTACGGTATGGCTGTCGCCCAGGCGCAGCATGCCGTGCGTGACCTGGCCAATCTGTTGGAACAGCGCGGTATGGAAGTGGACTTTGCCATTCATCCGGTAGCCGGGCGGATGCCGGGCCACATGAACGTCCTGCTGGCCGAAGCCAATGTCGAATACGACAAGCTACGCGAGATGGATGAGATCAACCCGACTATGCCGCAGGTCGATGTGGCTATTGTCATCGGCGCCAACGACGTGGTCAATCCGGTCGCCCGGACCGATCCCACTTCACCGATTGCCGGGATGCCGATTATCGATGTCGACAAAGCGCGCACGGTTGTTGTTATCAAGCGCAGCCTCAGCCCCGGATTTGCAGGGATACCCAATCCATTGTTTGCGCTGGACAATACTCTGATGTTTTTCAACGACGGCAAGAAGGCTATCCTGGACATTGTGACTGCTGTGAAGGAGTCCTGA
- a CDS encoding Re/Si-specific NAD(P)(+) transhydrogenase subunit alpha has protein sequence MTDDAKPLVLGIPKETFPGERRVAVVADMVPLFGKAGMTIVVESGAGLLSGLSDDDYSAKGAEIAPDRKSVFDKSDVILQVRGFGANPDFGKTDLELLRKDQTLVALFEPLTAKDEVTAVAQRGVLAFAMELIPRITRAQSMDVLSSMATVAGYKAVLLSAQLLPKMFPMLMTAAGTVSPAHVFVIGAGVAGLQAIATAKRLGAVVSAYDLRPAVREQVESLGASFVEIDVEAADSEDKGGYAKAMDEEFYRKQRELLTKVVSENDVVITTAAIPGRKAPVLITADMVRQMRRGSVIVDLAAERGGNCELTRLDETVVENGITILGPNNLPSTIPFHASQMYSRNLLALMKHLIEDGKVRRDMEDEIIRDTLMTHDGKVVNARLREAFGMDTTTERSEG, from the coding sequence ATGACTGATGATGCAAAGCCGCTGGTTCTCGGGATTCCCAAAGAGACATTTCCCGGCGAACGTCGCGTTGCCGTAGTGGCCGACATGGTTCCGCTCTTCGGCAAGGCTGGGATGACTATCGTTGTCGAATCGGGGGCCGGCCTTCTTTCCGGGCTGTCCGATGACGACTATTCCGCCAAGGGAGCCGAAATCGCCCCGGATCGCAAGTCTGTCTTTGACAAGAGCGATGTCATTCTGCAGGTTCGCGGCTTTGGGGCCAATCCCGATTTTGGAAAGACGGACCTTGAGCTGTTGCGTAAAGACCAAACATTGGTGGCCTTATTTGAGCCGCTGACAGCCAAGGATGAGGTAACGGCGGTGGCCCAGCGAGGCGTCCTGGCTTTCGCCATGGAGTTGATTCCCAGGATCACGCGCGCCCAGAGCATGGATGTGCTTTCTTCGATGGCTACCGTGGCCGGGTACAAGGCGGTCCTTCTTTCGGCTCAGTTGCTGCCCAAGATGTTTCCTATGTTGATGACCGCCGCCGGAACTGTCTCCCCGGCCCATGTCTTTGTAATCGGCGCCGGTGTGGCCGGTTTGCAGGCTATAGCCACGGCCAAACGGCTTGGCGCGGTAGTCTCAGCCTACGACCTGCGCCCGGCCGTGCGGGAGCAAGTAGAGAGCCTGGGCGCATCTTTTGTCGAAATCGATGTCGAAGCCGCAGATTCGGAAGACAAGGGCGGATACGCCAAAGCGATGGATGAAGAATTCTACCGCAAGCAGCGCGAATTACTAACCAAAGTGGTTTCAGAAAACGATGTTGTGATTACTACCGCCGCCATTCCCGGCCGAAAAGCACCGGTTCTGATCACCGCCGATATGGTCCGGCAGATGCGTCGAGGCTCGGTGATCGTCGACCTGGCCGCCGAACGGGGCGGCAATTGTGAACTGACCAGGCTCGATGAAACGGTTGTCGAAAACGGCATCACAATCCTCGGCCCCAACAACCTCCCCTCCACGATTCCGTTTCATGCCAGCCAGATGTATTCACGCAACCTGCTGGCGCTGATGAAGCACCTGATCGAAGATGGTAAGGTCCGCCGCGATATGGAAGATGAGATCATTCGAGATACCCTGATGACTCACGATGGCAAGGTGGTAAATGCCCGACTGCGTGAGGCTTTCGGCATGGATACAACGACAGAAAGGAGCGAGGGCTAA
- a CDS encoding toll/interleukin-1 receptor domain-containing protein: MAHLHDKYANEVITYSVVKGEAVYNVALPVRAWPLTDGRITAVYRASARELGESDWQPQNVIAGELALAQIKRAEGNVIAARAVFTLLGTGKFECTLSKSALEDLIEGEGTSKKIIRLEILEYIDRRMEEYPKPPPTLIEILSALPRNPNRIIESLNNLSIRGRLLLASLKGPDFPTSFDSMLSAGHNQEYEMLQCAVNIIPGADDKVHQEAEEYRRRAKDQPVIVGPLRAFISYSTKDAKLAGQIQMALEKHGVKAFLAHASIEPSKKWMTSILNELNDCHVFLALLTENYRGSEWTDHEAGYADARDKKIFPLKVLDDPHGFLSKFQAVDLDVENVAPACEKIFEVIRDDAELSPLLSQSASNHVT; encoded by the coding sequence GTGGCGCATTTGCATGATAAGTACGCCAATGAAGTGATTACCTACTCGGTGGTCAAAGGAGAGGCTGTTTACAACGTTGCCCTTCCGGTGAGAGCTTGGCCATTGACGGACGGCCGAATCACGGCGGTCTATCGTGCTTCGGCACGAGAATTGGGTGAGTCGGACTGGCAACCGCAAAACGTCATAGCCGGTGAGTTGGCCTTGGCGCAGATTAAGAGAGCAGAGGGAAATGTAATAGCAGCTCGGGCTGTTTTTACCTTATTGGGAACGGGCAAGTTCGAGTGCACTCTGAGTAAGTCGGCCCTTGAAGATCTCATTGAGGGTGAGGGAACGTCAAAGAAGATCATTAGATTAGAGATTCTGGAGTATATCGATAGGAGGATGGAAGAATATCCGAAACCGCCTCCTACGCTGATAGAAATACTGTCTGCGCTTCCTCGCAACCCAAATAGAATCATAGAGTCTCTAAATAACCTGTCTATAAGAGGACGTTTATTATTGGCGTCCCTCAAGGGTCCTGACTTTCCTACCTCCTTTGACAGCATGTTGTCTGCGGGACACAATCAAGAGTACGAGATGTTGCAATGTGCTGTGAACATAATTCCAGGTGCTGATGACAAAGTACACCAGGAGGCGGAGGAGTATCGAAGACGAGCGAAAGATCAACCCGTGATCGTGGGCCCACTCCGTGCTTTCATCAGTTATTCGACGAAGGACGCGAAACTCGCGGGGCAAATCCAAATGGCATTGGAGAAGCATGGAGTCAAGGCATTCTTGGCACACGCGAGCATCGAACCGTCTAAAAAGTGGATGACCAGTATTCTGAACGAACTCAACGACTGCCACGTGTTTCTAGCACTGCTAACAGAGAACTACAGAGGATCCGAGTGGACCGATCACGAAGCAGGCTATGCGGATGCTCGCGACAAGAAGATCTTTCCCCTGAAAGTGCTTGATGATCCGCACGGGTTTTTGAGTAAGTTCCAGGCTGTTGACCTCGATGTCGAAAACGTCGCGCCTGCCTGCGAGAAGATCTTCGAGGTCATTCGTGATGACGCGGAACTTAGTCCGCTGTTAAGCCAGTCGGCGTCCAACCACGTTACATAG
- a CDS encoding aminotransferase class V-fold PLP-dependent enzyme → MASNDKFALIRRRFPHTKKVTYFNAGSYGPFSIDVQQAIEANISQRVAAERDDSHDAFETQDELRAIYARMIGARKREVGIGLNTSFGLNIAAFGLPLNKTDEVLVSDVEFPAIRYTWRAAAEARGFRLKVLKSRGRCFDMDALRRGVTKRSKVLTVSWVQFFNGYKADLQQLSEFCRENGMFFVVDGIQGMGVEPINTKIIDIDVFTSGCQKWMLAPQGCGFFYLSDRIRDRLKQPFMSWLGSDWKMNFTDLFRYEQPFFDSARRFEMGYYVVLNMMAMKAAAEMFVDLGIRNIQRHNYALIDRLADFIDSHPYYTITSNMEPTHRSSIFTFTCDDYKSLHRELLKNKIILVQREGSIRVSVHLYNNERDIDKTIGVLQKFARGR, encoded by the coding sequence ATGGCTTCCAATGACAAGTTCGCTCTTATCCGACGACGGTTTCCGCACACAAAAAAGGTGACCTACTTCAACGCCGGTTCCTATGGGCCGTTTTCCATCGATGTGCAACAGGCGATTGAAGCCAACATCAGCCAGCGAGTGGCAGCCGAGCGTGATGACTCACACGATGCCTTCGAGACCCAGGATGAATTGCGGGCGATCTATGCGCGCATGATCGGCGCACGCAAACGTGAAGTCGGTATCGGGCTGAATACTTCATTTGGTTTGAACATTGCCGCCTTTGGTTTGCCGCTGAATAAGACCGACGAAGTGCTGGTGTCCGATGTTGAGTTCCCGGCTATTCGATACACCTGGCGGGCCGCGGCTGAGGCGCGCGGCTTCAGGCTGAAAGTGCTCAAGTCACGCGGCCGCTGTTTTGATATGGATGCACTCAGGCGCGGAGTGACAAAGCGTTCCAAAGTGCTGACCGTGTCGTGGGTGCAGTTTTTCAATGGATACAAGGCCGACCTGCAACAGTTGTCGGAATTCTGCCGCGAAAACGGCATGTTTTTCGTGGTCGATGGTATCCAGGGGATGGGCGTGGAACCGATCAATACCAAGATCATCGACATCGATGTTTTTACGTCGGGATGTCAGAAGTGGATGTTGGCGCCGCAGGGGTGTGGGTTCTTCTATCTGTCCGACCGTATCCGTGACCGGCTCAAACAACCGTTCATGAGCTGGTTGGGGTCGGACTGGAAGATGAACTTCACTGATCTGTTTCGATATGAGCAACCGTTTTTTGATTCGGCGCGACGGTTCGAGATGGGATACTACGTCGTGCTGAACATGATGGCGATGAAGGCTGCGGCTGAGATGTTTGTCGATCTCGGTATCAGAAACATCCAGCGACACAACTACGCTCTCATCGACCGCCTGGCCGACTTTATAGACAGCCATCCCTACTATACCATCACGTCCAACATGGAACCGACCCATCGCTCGTCGATTTTCACTTTCACCTGCGATGATTACAAATCACTGCATCGTGAGTTGTTGAAGAACAAGATTATCCTGGTGCAGCGCGAGGGGTCTATCCGTGTCTCGGTGCATCTTTACAACAACGAACGCGACATCGACAAGACCATCGGCGTGCTCCAGAAATTCGCACGGGGGAGATAG
- a CDS encoding HD domain-containing protein has protein sequence MVFTKEAAKVAAEAYIPVSLKTLRIDTVLDFDLYIKINGEYILYRANETAFSGHSLKALMEHNVPNIFVSSTDCGGYQKYIEQHLEDILRDDSVDDSSKATIMYDTAQLLVKDVMTKPSSVESIKRSMKLVETTVLHNLKNSSAFHNMLKVMQFDYSTYTHSINVCTFSLALAQAAGISDHEELSRLGLGALLHDVGKTRIDESILNKKGSLSPEEWKLIEKHPQWGFEIILETDILPHEAHYPILQHHEREDGSGYPHHLTADEIHPYSKIVAIADVFDAMTTQRVYRNAVETFHALKEMYSEHFKFSGDYIESFTRMMGPQE, from the coding sequence ATGGTGTTCACCAAAGAAGCTGCCAAGGTTGCGGCTGAAGCATATATACCCGTTTCGCTGAAGACGCTCCGTATCGATACGGTGCTGGACTTCGATCTCTATATCAAGATCAACGGCGAATACATACTTTACCGGGCAAACGAAACGGCCTTCTCCGGACACTCCCTAAAAGCGCTAATGGAACACAACGTTCCAAACATCTTCGTATCTTCGACCGATTGCGGCGGATACCAGAAGTACATTGAACAACATTTGGAAGATATCCTAAGGGACGACAGCGTCGATGATTCCTCCAAAGCCACCATCATGTATGACACGGCTCAACTTTTGGTCAAAGATGTCATGACCAAACCGAGTTCGGTTGAGTCCATCAAGCGCAGCATGAAACTGGTCGAAACCACCGTGCTCCACAATTTGAAAAACTCCAGCGCCTTTCACAATATGCTGAAGGTGATGCAATTCGATTACAGCACCTATACGCACAGTATAAATGTCTGCACGTTCTCACTGGCCCTGGCCCAGGCGGCCGGAATCAGCGACCACGAAGAACTGAGCCGGCTTGGCTTGGGTGCGCTCTTGCACGATGTGGGTAAGACCAGAATAGATGAGTCCATACTGAATAAGAAGGGCTCATTGTCGCCCGAAGAATGGAAACTGATAGAGAAGCACCCGCAGTGGGGCTTCGAGATCATACTTGAGACCGACATCCTACCCCACGAAGCACACTACCCGATCCTGCAACACCACGAGCGCGAGGACGGCTCCGGCTATCCGCACCATCTAACAGCGGACGAAATCCATCCATACTCGAAAATCGTTGCGATCGCAGATGTTTTTGACGCCATGACCACCCAACGGGTGTACCGAAATGCGGTGGAGACCTTTCATGCGCTCAAGGAAATGTACTCCGAGCATTTCAAGTTCAGTGGTGATTACATTGAATCATTTACCAGAATGATGGGCCCGCAGGAATAG